In the Brassica napus cultivar Da-Ae chromosome A7, Da-Ae, whole genome shotgun sequence genome, one interval contains:
- the LOC106352642 gene encoding alpha/beta hydrolase domain-containing protein 17C-like, giving the protein MGGVTSSIAAKFAFFPPTPPSYAFNTDVSSSSSVDRLYITDVPRRDDVDVLKLRTRRGNEIVAIYVKHPKANATLLYSHGNAADLGQMFELFLELSTRLRLNLMGYDYSGYGQSTGKASECNTYADIDASYNCLKEQYGVKDDQLILYGQSVGSGPTIDLASRTPNLRGVVLHSPILSGMRVLYPVKRTYWFDIYKNIDKIGSVTCPVLVIHGTADEVVDWSHGKQLWELSKEKYEPLWVSGGGHCNLELYPEFIKHLKKFVIFISKPKGPRNGPNNTNQTDATKDQSKPSENGRADTFQLGCCLPEVSRNNVDSQLEKSKKTNKPEKSRMSVDRFRRKKGLVW; this is encoded by the exons atGGGAGGAGTAACTTCGTCAATCGCCGCTAAATTCGCTTTCTTCCCGCCAACCCCACCTTCTTACGCTTTCAATACCGACGttagctcctcctcctccgttgACCGACTGTACATCACCGATGTTCCTCGCCGCGACGACGTTGACGTCCTCAAGCTACGCACTCGTCGTGGCAACGAGATCGTTGCTATATACGTCAAACACCCCAAAGCTAACGCTACGCTTCTCTATTCCCATGGCAACGCAGCTGATTTGGGTCAGATGTTTGAGCTTTTCCTCGAGCTTAGCACCCGCCTCCGTCTTAATCTCATGGG GTATGATTACTCTGGCTATGGTCAGTCTACTGGAAAG GCAAGCGAATGTAACACATATGCTGATATAGATGCATCGTATAACTGCCTGAAAGAACAATATGGTGTAAAAGACGATCAACTGATATTATATGGTCAGTCTGTTGGTAGTGGACCCACGATTGATTTGGCTTCGCGGACGCCTAATTTAAGAGGAGTGGTTTTGCATAGCCCTATTCTCTCTGGGATGAGGGTTCTGTACCCGGTTAAACGAACTTATTGGTTTGACATTTACAAG AATATCGACAAGATCGGTTCTGTTACCTGTCCTGTCTTAGTCATCCAT GGAACTGCGGATGAAGTAGTTGATTGGTCTCATGGGAAACAACTGTGGGAACTTTCCAAAGAGAAGTATGAACCTCTATGGGTCTCTGGAGGAGGACACTGCAACCTTGAACTCTATCCAGAGTTCATCAAACATCTGAAGAAGTttgtaatatttatttctaaaccCAAGGGACCAAGAAACGGTCCAAACAACACGAATCAAACAGATGCAACCAAGGACCAGAGCAAGCCTTCAGAGAATGGACGTGCTGACACGTTTCAACTCGGCTGCTGCCTTCCGGAAGTTTCCAGAAACAATGTTGACAGCCAGCTTGAGAAATCTAAGAAGACTAATAAACCTGAGAAGTCTCGGATGAGTGTTGATAGGTTTAGAAGGAAAAAAGGTCTGGTCTGGTGA